A genomic segment from Aspergillus puulaauensis MK2 DNA, chromosome 1, nearly complete sequence encodes:
- a CDS encoding uncharacterized protein (COG:C;~EggNog:ENOG410PVAE;~InterPro:IPR001030,IPR018136,IPR015932,IPR036008, IPR015931,IPR006248,IPR015928,IPR000573;~PFAM:PF00694,PF00330;~go_function: GO:0003994 - aconitate hydratase activity [Evidence IEA];~go_function: GO:0051539 - 4 iron, 4 sulfur cluster binding [Evidence IEA];~go_process: GO:0006099 - tricarboxylic acid cycle [Evidence IEA]), whose translation MQRILPALRRDGIARHLAKSTLTRRFATHQGSSVLFGVDYARQIRDLEVVKGGSTRPLTLTEKLLYSHLITSEKSSWDVERIDRGKTILELRPDRVACHDATATMALLQFISAGLPRVAVPTTVHSDHLIISEKGAEEDMRRALGEHSEVYDFLSSASRKYGIGFWKPGSGIIHTVIFENYATPGGLIIGTDSHTPNAGGMGMLGIGVGGADAVDAMSGMPWELVAPKVVGVRLTGQLKGWTSTKDIICKIAGLLTVSGGKGRVIEFFGPGTQTLGATAMATICNMSAEIGSTSCIFPYNDAMGRYLKATQRAHVIEKAQEARNVLLTADEGSDTYYDQVIEIDLSSLEPHVNGPYTPDLAHPISKLKTAFIGEQWPVELSHAMVGSCTNSSYEDLDKTRQIVSQARQAGFKKFPTPFMVTPGSEQIRATAEADGILDELRDAGAVVLSSSCGPCVGSWDRKDVDVRGKEKNSVVSSFNRNFIGRHDSNPSTHSFVTSPELTTAFAYAGRLDFNPLTDTVTVPGDTHKELRFLPPVSHELPPSFETGNDTFQEPSIDGSNLNVEIRPESDRLQLLQPFEAWKPGCADGMELLIKVKGKCTTDHISPAGPWYKYRGHLENISNNMLTTATNAFLGAENPNLLGHTRHPITSDMQVVPQVARDLKRQGVRWCIVGDHNYGEGSSREHAALEPRYLGGVAVIARSFARIHETNLKKQGMLPLTFADIATYDRIADGDRITLIGVEEGELSPGSRVTMRVGTKQGDTWEAELTHSYHGGQIPWLRAGSALNHIKATALAQ comes from the exons ATGCAGCGAATACTCCCAGCTCTGCGGCGAGACGGAATCGCGCGCCATCTCGCTAAAAGCACATTGACAAGACGGTTCGCAACGCACCAAGGTTCCTCAGTG CTTTTCGGCGTAGACTACGCTCGTCAGATCCGCGACCTTGAGGTCGTGAAAGGTGGCTCAACTCGACCACTCACATTGACCGAGAAACTACTCTACTCACACTTAATCACGTCGGAGAAAAGCTCCTGGGATGTAGAGCGCATTGACCGGGGGAAGACTATCTTAGAACTGCGGCCTGACCGTGTAGCGTGCCACGATGCTACAGCGACAATGGCTCTTTTGCAATTCATCAGTGCGGGACTTCCACGAGTCGCGGTTCCCACGACGGTACACAGTGACCACTTGATCATCTCGGAGAAaggcgccgaggaagacatGCGTCGCGCTCTGGGTGAGCATTCGGAAGTGTACGATTTCCTCAGCAGTGCGTCTCGGAAATACGGTATTGGGTTCTGGAAGCCAGGCTCGGGCATTATACACACCGTGATTTTCGAGAATTATGCTAC ACCCGGAGGCCTCATTATTGGGACGGATTCTCACACCCCCAATGCCGGAGGAATGGGCATGCTAGGGATTGGGGTTGGCGGCGCAGATGCCGTCGATGCGATGTCAGGGATGCCCTGGGAGCTTGTGGCCCCCAAGGTGGTTGGAGTGCGCTTGACAGGGCAACTGAAGGGATGGACGTCAACAAAAGATATTATCTGCAAGATTGCGGGTCTATTGACAGTATCGGGTGGGAAAGGTCGAGTTATCGAGTTCTTTGGTCCAGGGACCCAGACACTGGGAGCAACGGCCATGGCGACCATTTGCAACATGTCAGCAGAGATCGGGTCAACATCGTGCATCTTCCCATACAATGACGCGATGGGTCGGTATTTGAAGGCCACTCAACGAGCACACGTTATTGAAAAGGCGCAGGAAGCAAGGAACGTGCTCCTGACGGCCGACGAGGGCTCCGACACCTACTATGACCAGGTTATTGAGATCGATCTCAGCTCGCTAGAACCCCACGTCAATGGCCCATATACACCCGACCTCGCGCATCCGATATCCAAGTTGAAGACAGCTTTCATTGGGGAGCAATGGCCGGTGGAGCTAAGTCATGCCATGGTAGGCAGCTGCACCAATAGTTCGTACGAGGACCTCGACAAAACACGGCAGATTGTATCACAGGCGCGCCAGGCAGGGTTTAAAAAATTCCCAACGCCGTTCATGGTCACACCTGGCAGTGAACAGATTCGGGCTACAGCGGAGGCAGATGGCATTCTCGATGAACTTAGAGACGCCGGAGCTGTCGTGCTCAGCAGCTCATGTGGCCCTTGCGTCGGATCCTGGGATCGCAAAGATGTCGATGTGCGTGGCAAGGAAAAGAACTCGGTCGTATCCAGCTTCAATCGCAATTTTATTGGACGCCATGATAGCAACCCCTCGACGCACTCGTTTGTGACCTCACCCGAGTTGACGACCGCGTTTGCCTATGCAGGTCGACTGGATTTCAATCCTCTGACGGACACCGTCACGGTCCCCGGCGACACGCACAAAGAGCTGCGCTTCCTTCCCCCTGTCAGTCACGAGCTCCCTCCGAGTTTTGAAACTGGGAACGATACCTTCCAGGAGCCCTCCATAGACGGGTCAAACTTGAACGTGGAAATACGCCCGGAATCCGACCGACTACAACTACTCCAGCCATTCGAGGCCTGGAAACCCGGATGCGCTGATGGAATGGAGTTACTCATCAAAGTGAAGGGGAAGTGCACGACTGATCACATATCTCCTGCTGGGCCGTGGTATAAATACCGGGGTCACCTCGAGAACATCAGTAACAACATGCTCACAACCGCTACCAACGCGTTCCTGGGAGCAGAGAATCCAAATTTGCTCGGCCATACCCGCCATCCGATCACTTCAGATATGCAGGTCGTTCCCCAAGTAGCTCGGGACTTGAAGCGCCAGGGTGTGCGATGGTGCATAGTAGGAGACCACAACTACGGTGAAGGCAGCTCGCGTGAACATGCAGCGCTTGAACCCCGTTATCTGGGAGGAGTCGCAGTAATCGCACGCTCATTTGCACGAATCCACGAAACCAACCTAAAGAAGCAGGGTATGCTGCCGCTGACATTTGCGGATATCGCGACATATGATCGCATTGCTGACGGTGACCGGATAACTTTGATCGGAGTAGAGGAGGGCGAGCTGAGCCCTGGATCGCGAGTAACGATGCGAGTCGGAACCAAGCAGGGCGACACCTGGGAAGCAGAGCTGACGCACAGCTACCACGGCGGGCAAATCCCATGGCTCCGGGCTGGCAGCGCCCTCAATCATATCAAAGCCACGGCTCTAGCGCAATAG